In Chryseobacterium lactis, a single genomic region encodes these proteins:
- a CDS encoding shikimate dehydrogenase family protein, whose product MDSNKKLGLIGRNISYSFSKKFFENKFQKLMLKDFSYDIFDLNEIDEVENLFSSPELLGFNVTIPFKEKIINYLDELSDEAEKIGAVNCVLIQNGKKTGYNTDAFGFEKTLLLHKKPTQDKALILGNGGAAKAVKYVLDKLNIPSKTISRSTEINFENLDKETVQEHKIIIQCTPVGTFPNTEDCLDFPFDALTSEHLVIDLIYNPNYTQFILKASEKGAKTVNGYYMLEQQAEKAWEIWNFQKK is encoded by the coding sequence ATGGATTCTAATAAAAAATTAGGACTGATAGGACGAAATATTTCTTATTCTTTTTCTAAAAAATTCTTCGAAAACAAGTTCCAAAAGCTTATGCTTAAGGATTTCTCTTACGATATCTTTGACCTTAATGAAATTGATGAAGTGGAAAATCTTTTTTCATCACCTGAGCTTTTAGGATTCAATGTAACCATTCCTTTTAAAGAAAAAATCATTAACTATCTTGATGAACTGAGTGACGAAGCTGAAAAAATTGGTGCCGTGAACTGTGTTCTTATTCAAAATGGAAAAAAAACAGGATATAATACGGATGCTTTTGGCTTTGAAAAGACGCTTCTTTTACATAAAAAACCAACTCAGGACAAAGCATTGATTTTAGGAAACGGAGGTGCTGCAAAAGCGGTAAAATATGTTTTAGATAAACTTAATATCCCTTCAAAAACCATTTCCAGAAGTACAGAAATTAACTTTGAAAATCTGGATAAGGAAACGGTTCAGGAACATAAAATCATTATTCAGTGTACTCCCGTAGGAACGTTTCCAAACACTGAAGATTGCCTGGATTTCCCGTTTGATGCACTTACTTCAGAACACCTGGTTATAGATCTTATATACAATCCAAATTACACTCAGTTTATCCTTAAAGCCTCTGAAAAAGGAGCAAAAACAGTGAACGGTTATTATATGCTTGAACAGCAAGCAGAAAAAGCCTGGGAAATTTGGAATTTTCAAAAAAAATAA